One segment of Leeia aquatica DNA contains the following:
- the rplJ gene encoding 50S ribosomal protein L10, giving the protein MSLNLEDKKAVVAEVAAEVAKAQTIVLAEYRGVKVSQLTQLRANARQSGVYLRVLKNTLVRRAVEGTPFAGLAEQMSGPLIYGFSEDPVAAAKVLNEFAKANDKLVLTAGSFAGKVLDKAGVQALASIPSRDELLARLLGVMQAPVSGFARAMAALAAQKGETEAA; this is encoded by the coding sequence TTGAGTCTCAATCTCGAAGATAAAAAGGCCGTTGTGGCTGAAGTTGCGGCAGAAGTTGCCAAGGCTCAGACCATTGTTCTGGCTGAATATCGTGGTGTCAAGGTCAGTCAGCTGACGCAATTGCGTGCCAATGCCCGTCAGTCCGGTGTTTACCTGCGCGTGTTGAAAAACACCCTGGTGCGCCGTGCTGTGGAAGGTACGCCTTTTGCCGGCCTCGCTGAGCAAATGTCCGGCCCGCTGATCTACGGTTTTTCCGAAGATCCGGTGGCTGCCGCCAAAGTGCTGAACGAGTTTGCCAAGGCAAACGACAAGCTGGTTCTGACCGCTGGTAGCTTCGCAGGCAAGGTACTGGACAAGGCAGGCGTGCAAGCGCTGGCTTCCATTCCGAGCCGTGATGAGCTGCTGGCTCGCTTGCTGGGTGTCATGCAGGCACCGGTGTCGGGCTTTGCTCGCGCCATGGCTGCACTGGCTGCTCAAAAGGGCGAAACCGAAGCCGCTTGA
- the rpoC gene encoding DNA-directed RNA polymerase subunit beta' gives MKGLLDLFKQVTQDDEFDAIKIGLASPEKIRSWSFGEVKKPETINYRTFKPERDGLFCARIFGPTKDYECLCGKYKRLKHRGVICEKCGVEVTLAKVRRDRMGHIELASPTAHIWFLKSLPSRLGMVLDMTLRDIERVLYFEAYVVIDPGLTPLNKAQLLTEEDYLDKVEEYGDEFRAEMGAEGIGALLRAIDLTSEVERLHRELDATGSETKIKKIAKRLKVLEAFQRSGIKPEWMVMEVLPVLPPDLRPLVALDGGRFATSDLNDLYRRVINRNNRLKRLLELKAPEIIVRNEKRMLQEAVDSLLDNGRRGKAMTGANKRPLKSLADMIKGKGGRFRQNLLGKRVDYSGRSVIVVGPQLRLHQCGLPKKMALELFKPFIFHKLEAMGIATTIKAAKREVEQETPVVWDILEDVIREHPILLNRAPTLHRLGIQAFEPVLIEGKAIQLHPLVCSAFNADFDGDQMAVHVPLSLEAQMEARTLMLASNNVLSPSNGDPIIVPSQDIVLGLYYITRDKINGRGEGMAFVDVAEALRAYENKVIELNTRISVRIREWERNEEGELVNKLTRYETTVGRAILSEILPKGMPFSFVNKALKKKEVSKLINASFRRCGLRDTVIFADQLMYTGFTYATRAGISICIDDMLIPAEKLALLAEAEKEVNEIQAQYTSGLVTQGERYNKVVDIWGRAGDRVATAMMNALKTEKVVDREGKTVDQESFNAIYMMADSGARGSAAQIRQLAGMRGLMAKPDGSIIETPITSNFREGLNVLQYFISTHGARKGLADTALKTANSGYLTRRLVDVTQDLVVVEQDCGTKNGVAMKAVVQGGDVLEALRERILGRVAAVDVVNPESGETVYEAGTLLGEDEVERIEALGIDEVKVRTALTCDTRYGLCAKCYGRDLGRGHMVNVGEAVGVVAAQSIGEPGTQLTMRTFHIGGAASRAAVASQVETKSNGIARFSGAMRYVTTVKNELIAISRSGEVVIQEENGRERERHKVPYGAMLQVTDGAPVKAGQVLATWDPHTRPIITEYAGQVKFENVEEGVTVAKQIDDVTGLSTLVVIDPKRRAGSTKGVRPQVKLLDANGNEVKLSGTDTSVNITFQVGCIISVKDGQDVNVGDVLARIPQESSKTRDITGGLPRVAELFEARSPKDAGMLAEITGTVSFGKDTKGKQRLVLTDLDGVAHEYLIPKDKHVLVHDGQVVNKGEVIVDGPVDPHDILRLQGIEALSRYITEEVQEVYRLQGVKINDKHIEVIVRQMLRRVVISSAGDTAFLQGEQVERAEVLTENERMVAEGKQPAEFDNVLLGITKASLSTDSFISAASFQETTRVLTEAAIMGKKDDLRGLKENVIVGRLIPAGTGLAYHTARRRKESGELLAEEQFVPAEGEGVDGQAEQLV, from the coding sequence ATGAAAGGTTTGCTCGATCTCTTCAAACAGGTCACGCAGGACGACGAATTTGACGCGATCAAGATCGGTCTGGCGTCGCCGGAGAAGATCCGCTCCTGGTCGTTCGGTGAAGTGAAGAAGCCGGAGACCATCAACTACCGTACGTTCAAGCCGGAACGCGACGGCCTGTTTTGTGCCCGTATCTTTGGCCCGACCAAGGATTACGAATGCTTGTGCGGCAAGTACAAGCGCCTGAAGCATCGCGGTGTGATCTGCGAGAAGTGCGGCGTGGAAGTTACGCTGGCCAAGGTGCGTCGTGACCGCATGGGTCACATCGAACTGGCTTCGCCGACCGCCCACATCTGGTTCCTGAAGTCGCTGCCGTCGCGTCTGGGCATGGTGCTGGACATGACGCTGCGCGACATCGAGCGCGTGCTGTACTTCGAAGCCTATGTGGTGATCGATCCCGGTCTGACCCCGCTGAACAAGGCGCAGTTGCTGACCGAAGAAGACTACCTCGACAAGGTGGAAGAATACGGCGATGAATTCCGTGCTGAAATGGGCGCGGAAGGGATCGGTGCCCTGCTGCGTGCCATCGACCTCACCTCCGAGGTGGAGCGTCTGCATCGCGAGCTGGATGCCACCGGTTCGGAAACCAAGATCAAGAAGATTGCCAAGCGCCTGAAGGTGCTGGAGGCCTTCCAGCGTTCCGGTATCAAGCCGGAATGGATGGTGATGGAAGTGCTGCCGGTGCTGCCGCCGGACCTGCGCCCGCTGGTGGCGCTGGATGGTGGGCGCTTTGCGACCTCCGATCTGAACGACCTGTACCGCCGCGTGATCAACCGGAACAACCGTCTGAAGCGCCTGCTGGAGCTGAAGGCACCGGAAATCATCGTGCGCAACGAAAAGCGCATGCTGCAGGAAGCGGTGGATTCGCTGCTGGACAACGGTCGTCGTGGCAAGGCCATGACCGGGGCCAACAAGCGTCCGCTGAAGTCGCTGGCCGACATGATCAAGGGTAAGGGCGGTCGTTTCCGTCAGAACCTGCTGGGCAAGCGCGTGGACTACTCCGGCCGCTCGGTGATCGTGGTGGGTCCGCAGCTGCGTCTGCACCAGTGCGGTCTGCCGAAAAAGATGGCGCTGGAGCTGTTCAAGCCCTTCATCTTCCACAAGCTGGAAGCCATGGGCATTGCCACCACCATTAAGGCGGCCAAGCGTGAAGTCGAGCAGGAAACCCCGGTGGTGTGGGACATCTTGGAAGATGTGATCCGCGAGCACCCGATTCTGCTGAACCGTGCGCCGACCCTGCACCGTCTGGGTATCCAGGCATTCGAGCCGGTGCTGATCGAAGGCAAGGCCATCCAGCTGCATCCGCTGGTCTGCTCCGCCTTCAACGCCGACTTTGACGGTGACCAGATGGCCGTTCACGTGCCGCTGTCGCTGGAAGCACAGATGGAAGCCCGCACCCTGATGCTGGCCTCCAACAACGTGCTGTCGCCGAGCAACGGTGACCCGATCATCGTGCCGTCGCAGGATATCGTGCTGGGTCTGTACTACATCACCCGTGACAAGATCAACGGGCGTGGTGAAGGCATGGCCTTTGTAGACGTGGCCGAAGCCCTGCGTGCTTACGAAAACAAGGTGATCGAGCTCAACACCCGTATCAGCGTGCGCATCCGCGAGTGGGAGCGTAACGAAGAGGGTGAGCTGGTCAACAAGCTGACCCGCTATGAAACCACGGTGGGCCGTGCCATCCTGTCGGAGATTCTGCCGAAGGGCATGCCGTTCAGCTTCGTCAACAAGGCGCTGAAGAAGAAGGAAGTCTCCAAGCTGATCAACGCCTCGTTCCGTCGTTGCGGCCTGCGTGACACCGTGATCTTCGCCGATCAGTTGATGTACACCGGTTTCACCTATGCTACGCGTGCCGGCATCTCGATCTGTATTGACGACATGCTGATCCCGGCGGAAAAGCTGGCCCTGCTGGCCGAAGCCGAGAAGGAAGTCAACGAGATCCAGGCACAGTACACCTCCGGTCTGGTGACCCAGGGTGAGCGCTACAACAAGGTGGTGGATATCTGGGGTCGTGCCGGTGACCGTGTGGCCACCGCCATGATGAACGCGCTGAAAACCGAGAAGGTGGTCGACCGTGAAGGCAAGACGGTGGATCAAGAGTCCTTCAACGCCATTTACATGATGGCCGACTCCGGCGCCCGGGGTTCTGCAGCGCAGATTCGTCAGCTGGCCGGTATGCGGGGTCTGATGGCCAAGCCGGATGGCTCGATTATTGAAACGCCAATCACGTCGAACTTCCGTGAAGGCCTGAACGTGTTGCAGTACTTCATCTCGACGCACGGTGCCCGTAAGGGTCTGGCCGATACCGCGTTGAAGACCGCCAACTCCGGTTACCTGACCCGTCGTCTGGTCGACGTGACCCAGGATCTGGTGGTGGTGGAGCAGGATTGCGGCACCAAGAATGGCGTGGCCATGAAGGCCGTGGTGCAGGGCGGTGACGTGCTGGAAGCCCTGCGTGAGCGGATTCTGGGCCGTGTGGCAGCAGTGGACGTGGTGAACCCGGAAAGCGGCGAAACCGTCTACGAAGCCGGCACCCTGCTGGGCGAAGATGAAGTCGAACGCATCGAAGCGCTGGGCATCGACGAAGTGAAGGTGCGTACTGCGCTGACCTGCGACACCCGCTACGGCCTGTGTGCCAAGTGCTATGGCCGCGATCTGGGCCGTGGTCACATGGTGAACGTGGGTGAGGCGGTGGGTGTGGTGGCCGCGCAGTCGATCGGTGAGCCGGGTACCCAGCTGACCATGCGTACCTTCCACATCGGTGGTGCGGCGTCGCGTGCAGCAGTGGCCAGCCAGGTGGAAACCAAGTCCAACGGTATTGCCCGCTTCTCCGGCGCGATGCGTTATGTGACCACCGTGAAGAATGAACTGATTGCCATCTCCCGCTCCGGCGAAGTGGTGATTCAGGAAGAAAATGGCCGCGAGCGCGAACGTCACAAGGTGCCGTATGGTGCCATGCTGCAAGTGACCGATGGTGCACCGGTGAAGGCAGGTCAAGTGCTGGCCACCTGGGACCCGCATACCCGTCCGATCATTACCGAATACGCCGGTCAGGTGAAGTTCGAGAACGTCGAAGAGGGTGTGACCGTTGCCAAGCAGATCGACGATGTGACCGGTCTGTCCACGCTGGTGGTGATTGATCCGAAGCGTCGTGCCGGCTCCACCAAGGGCGTGCGCCCGCAGGTGAAGCTGCTGGACGCCAACGGCAACGAAGTGAAGCTGAGCGGCACCGATACCTCGGTGAACATCACCTTCCAGGTGGGCTGCATTATCTCGGTGAAGGATGGTCAGGATGTGAACGTGGGTGACGTGCTGGCACGTATCCCGCAAGAAAGCTCCAAGACCCGCGACATTACCGGGGGTCTGCCGCGCGTGGCCGAGCTGTTCGAAGCCCGTTCGCCGAAGGATGCCGGCATGCTGGCGGAAATTACCGGTACCGTGTCGTTCGGCAAGGACACCAAGGGCAAGCAACGCCTGGTGCTGACCGATCTGGATGGCGTGGCACACGAATACCTGATTCCGAAGGACAAGCACGTGCTGGTCCACGACGGTCAGGTGGTGAACAAGGGTGAAGTGATTGTCGACGGTCCGGTGGATCCGCACGACATCCTGCGCCTGCAAGGTATCGAAGCCCTGTCGCGCTACATCACCGAAGAAGTGCAAGAGGTGTATCGCTTGCAGGGTGTGAAGATCAACGACAAGCACATCGAAGTGATCGTGCGTCAGATGCTGCGTCGCGTGGTGATCTCCAGCGCCGGCGACACCGCCTTCCTGCAAGGCGAGCAAGTCGAGCGTGCAGAGGTGCTGACCGAAAACGAACGCATGGTGGCAGAAGGCAAGCAGCCGGCCGAGTTTGACAATGTGTTGCTGGGTATTACCAAGGCATCGCTGTCGACCGACTCCTTCATTTCGGCTGCATCGTTCCAGGAAACCACGCGCGTGCTGACCGAAGCCGCCATCATGGGCAAGAAGGACGACCTGCGTGGCTTGAAGGAAAACGTGATCGTGGGTCGCCTGATTCCGGCCGGTACCGGCCTGGCGTACCACACGGCACGCCGCCGCAAGGAAAGCGGCGAGCTGCTGGCGGAAGAGCAGTTTGTGCCAGCAGAAGGTGAGGGCGTGGACGGGCAAGCTGAACAGCTGGTCTGA
- the rpsL gene encoding 30S ribosomal protein S12 encodes MPTINQLVRKPRQSAPAKSKVPALNSCPQKRGVCTRVYTTTPKKPNSALRKVCKVRLVNGFEVISYIGGEGHNLQEHSVVLIRGGRVKDLPGVRYHTVRGSLDTAGVKDRKQARSKYGAKRPKA; translated from the coding sequence ATGCCAACTATTAACCAACTGGTGCGTAAACCGCGCCAAAGTGCTCCGGCAAAAAGCAAGGTGCCGGCACTGAATTCCTGCCCGCAAAAGCGTGGCGTGTGCACCCGCGTGTACACCACCACTCCGAAAAAGCCGAACTCCGCACTGCGTAAGGTTTGCAAGGTGCGTCTGGTCAACGGCTTCGAAGTGATTTCGTACATCGGTGGTGAAGGCCACAACCTGCAGGAACACTCGGTGGTGCTGATCCGCGGTGGTCGTGTGAAGGATTTGCCGGGTGTGCGTTATCACACCGTGCGCGGTAGCCTGGACACCGCAGGTGTTAAGGACCGTAAGCAGGCTCGTTCCAAGTACGGTGCAAAGCGCCCGAAGGCCTGA
- the rpoB gene encoding DNA-directed RNA polymerase subunit beta → MSYSFTEKKRIRKSFAKRESVLDVPFLLATQIESYAAFLQADRAPESRESQGLQAAFNSIFPISSHSGNARLEFVSYMLGTPPFDMTECQQRGITFAAPLRARVRLTIMDRDASKPTIKEVKEQEVYMGEIPLMTKAGSFIINGTERVIVSQLHRSPGVFFEHDKGKTHSSGKLLFSARIIPYRGSWLDFEFDAKDLLYFRIDRRRKMPVTILLRALGYSNEDILAEFFSFDTIHLGREEVRLELVPERLKGEVAKFDIKDASGKVIVAKDKRITAKHIKDIAAAGLTSLSVPDEMAVGRVLAKTVIDPATGEILAVANEEITESLLNKMQIAGIARLEVIYTNDLDFGAFISQTMRLDETADRNAARISIYRMMRPGEPPTEDAVEMLFQRLFFADETYDLSKVGRMKFNRRIGREEILGTGTLSNEDIVAVIKILVELRNGRGEVDDIDHLGNRRVRSVGELAENQFRAGLVRVERAVKERLSQAESENLMPHDLINAKPVSAAIKEFFGSSQLSQFMDQTNPLSEITHKRRVSALGPGGLTRERAGFEVRDVHPTHYGRVCPIETPEGPNIGLINSLAIYARTNEYGFLETAYRKVVDGKVTDQIEYLSAIEEGRYVIAQANSALDEEGRLADELITCREKGETILETSDRVQYMDVAPSQIVSVAASLIPFLEHDDANRALMGANMQRQAVPCLRPEKSLVGTGIERTVAVDAGTAVKADRGGVVDYVDAGRIVIRVNDDETSAGEVGVDIYNLVKYTRSNQNTNINQRPIVKVGDKVGRNDVIADGASTDLGELALGQNLLVAFMPWNGYNFEDSILISERVVADDRYTTIHIEELSVVARDTKLGPEEITRDISNLSERMLGRLDESGIVHIGAEVEAGDVLVGKVTPKGETQLTPEEKLLRAIFGEKASDVKDTSLRVPTGMSGTVIGVSVFTREGIPRDARAQSIIDDELKRFKIDLADQLRILEGDAFARIKKMLIGKVANGGPKKLAKGTALSAEYLEGMASHDWFDIRLADEDAARQLEQQKDILAQKRLDFDQLFEEKKRKLTQGDELSPGVQKMVKVYLAVKRRLQPGDKMAGRHGNKGVVSRIVPVEDMPHMADGTPMDIVLNPLGVPSRMNVGQILETHLGWAAKGLGRRIDEMLRQERNVSEVRGFLDNMYNSSGKQEDIQGLTDQEVLELAHNLRGGVPFATPVFDGAKESEIKAMLDLAFPDSDPRTAVLGFTPTKTQLRLYDGRTGEQFERPVTVGYMHVLKLHHLVDDKMHARSTGPYSLVTQQPLGGKAQFGGQRFGEMEVWALEAYGAAYTLQEMLTVKSDDITGRTKVYENIVKGDHKIDAGMPESFNVLVKEIRSLGIDMDLERQ, encoded by the coding sequence ATGAGTTACTCTTTTACAGAGAAGAAACGCATCCGCAAGAGTTTCGCCAAGCGTGAGAGTGTGCTTGACGTTCCGTTCTTGCTGGCAACCCAGATTGAATCTTACGCAGCATTCCTGCAGGCGGATCGTGCGCCGGAATCCCGCGAAAGCCAAGGGTTGCAGGCTGCGTTCAACTCCATCTTCCCGATCTCCAGCCACTCGGGCAATGCCCGTCTGGAGTTTGTCAGCTACATGCTGGGCACCCCTCCGTTTGACATGACCGAGTGTCAGCAGCGCGGCATTACCTTTGCTGCACCGCTGCGTGCACGCGTGCGCCTGACCATCATGGACCGGGATGCCAGCAAGCCGACCATCAAGGAAGTGAAAGAGCAGGAAGTGTACATGGGCGAAATTCCGCTCATGACCAAAGCCGGTTCCTTCATCATCAACGGTACCGAGCGGGTGATCGTCTCCCAGCTGCACCGTTCACCGGGCGTGTTCTTTGAGCACGACAAGGGCAAGACCCACAGCTCCGGCAAGCTGCTGTTCTCCGCACGTATCATCCCTTACCGCGGCTCCTGGCTGGACTTCGAGTTCGATGCCAAAGACCTGCTGTACTTCCGGATTGACCGCCGTCGCAAGATGCCGGTGACCATCCTGCTGCGCGCGCTGGGCTACAGCAACGAAGACATCCTGGCGGAATTCTTCTCCTTTGACACCATCCATCTGGGTCGTGAAGAAGTGCGTCTGGAACTGGTGCCGGAACGCCTGAAGGGCGAAGTAGCCAAGTTCGACATCAAGGATGCTTCGGGCAAAGTTATCGTTGCCAAGGACAAGCGCATCACCGCCAAGCACATCAAGGATATCGCTGCGGCGGGTCTGACCAGCCTGAGCGTGCCGGATGAAATGGCCGTGGGCCGTGTGCTGGCCAAGACTGTGATTGATCCGGCCACCGGTGAGATCCTGGCCGTGGCCAACGAAGAGATTACCGAGTCGCTGCTGAACAAGATGCAGATCGCCGGTATCGCCCGTCTGGAAGTGATTTACACCAACGACCTCGACTTTGGTGCCTTCATTTCGCAGACCATGCGTCTGGATGAAACCGCAGACCGCAATGCCGCGCGCATCTCCATCTACCGCATGATGCGTCCGGGCGAGCCGCCGACCGAAGATGCGGTCGAAATGCTGTTCCAGCGCCTGTTCTTCGCCGACGAAACCTATGACCTGTCCAAGGTGGGTCGCATGAAGTTCAACCGTCGTATCGGCCGTGAGGAAATCCTCGGCACCGGTACGCTGTCGAACGAAGACATCGTCGCCGTGATCAAGATTCTGGTTGAGCTGCGCAATGGCCGTGGTGAAGTCGACGATATCGACCACCTGGGTAACCGTCGCGTGCGCTCGGTGGGCGAGCTGGCCGAGAACCAGTTCCGCGCCGGTCTGGTTCGCGTTGAGCGTGCTGTGAAGGAGCGTCTGTCGCAGGCCGAATCTGAAAACCTGATGCCGCATGACCTGATCAACGCCAAGCCGGTCAGCGCCGCCATCAAGGAATTCTTTGGTTCCAGCCAGCTGTCGCAGTTCATGGACCAGACCAACCCGCTGTCGGAAATCACCCACAAGCGCCGTGTGTCCGCGCTGGGCCCGGGCGGTCTGACCCGCGAACGCGCTGGCTTTGAAGTGCGTGACGTGCACCCGACCCACTATGGCCGTGTGTGCCCGATTGAAACGCCGGAAGGCCCGAACATCGGTCTGATCAACTCGCTGGCCATCTATGCGCGTACCAACGAGTACGGCTTCCTGGAAACCGCCTATCGCAAGGTAGTGGACGGCAAGGTGACTGACCAGATCGAATACCTGTCCGCCATTGAAGAAGGTCGCTATGTGATCGCCCAGGCCAACTCGGCACTGGACGAAGAAGGTCGCCTGGCCGATGAGCTGATCACCTGCCGTGAAAAGGGTGAAACCATCCTGGAAACGTCGGACCGCGTGCAGTACATGGACGTTGCACCGAGCCAGATTGTGTCGGTGGCCGCTTCGCTGATCCCGTTCCTGGAGCACGATGATGCCAACCGGGCCTTGATGGGTGCCAACATGCAGCGTCAGGCTGTGCCTTGCCTGCGTCCGGAAAAGTCGCTGGTGGGTACCGGTATTGAGCGCACCGTGGCGGTGGATGCCGGCACGGCAGTGAAGGCGGACCGTGGTGGTGTGGTGGATTATGTCGATGCGGGCCGTATCGTGATCCGCGTGAACGACGATGAAACCAGCGCTGGTGAAGTGGGTGTCGACATCTACAATCTGGTGAAGTACACCCGTTCCAACCAGAACACCAACATCAACCAGCGCCCGATCGTGAAGGTGGGCGACAAGGTTGGCCGTAACGACGTGATCGCCGATGGTGCCTCGACTGACCTGGGCGAGCTGGCACTGGGCCAGAACCTGCTGGTGGCCTTCATGCCGTGGAACGGCTACAACTTCGAAGATTCGATCCTGATCTCCGAACGCGTGGTGGCCGATGACCGCTACACCACCATTCACATCGAAGAGCTGTCGGTGGTGGCGCGCGATACCAAGCTGGGGCCGGAAGAAATCACCCGTGACATCTCGAACCTGTCCGAGCGCATGCTGGGCCGTCTGGATGAGAGCGGTATCGTACACATCGGCGCCGAAGTGGAAGCCGGTGATGTGCTGGTGGGCAAGGTGACGCCGAAGGGCGAAACCCAGCTGACCCCGGAAGAGAAACTGCTTCGGGCCATCTTCGGTGAGAAGGCGTCTGATGTGAAGGACACCTCGCTGCGCGTGCCGACCGGCATGAGCGGTACCGTGATCGGTGTGTCGGTCTTCACCCGCGAAGGCATTCCGCGTGACGCGCGTGCCCAGTCCATCATTGACGATGAACTGAAGCGCTTCAAGATCGACCTCGCTGACCAGCTGCGTATTCTGGAAGGCGATGCGTTTGCCCGTATCAAGAAGATGCTGATCGGCAAGGTGGCCAACGGCGGTCCGAAGAAGCTGGCCAAGGGCACGGCACTGAGCGCCGAGTACCTGGAAGGCATGGCTTCGCACGACTGGTTCGACATTCGTCTGGCCGACGAAGATGCTGCCCGTCAGCTGGAACAGCAGAAGGACATCCTGGCGCAGAAGCGTCTGGACTTCGATCAGCTGTTTGAGGAGAAGAAGCGCAAGCTGACGCAAGGTGACGAACTGTCGCCGGGCGTACAGAAGATGGTCAAGGTGTATCTGGCGGTGAAACGTCGCCTGCAGCCGGGTGACAAGATGGCCGGTCGTCACGGTAACAAGGGTGTGGTATCGCGCATCGTGCCGGTGGAAGACATGCCGCACATGGCCGATGGTACGCCGATGGACATCGTGCTGAACCCGCTGGGCGTGCCGTCCCGGATGAACGTGGGTCAGATTCTGGAAACCCATCTGGGTTGGGCAGCCAAGGGTCTGGGCCGTCGCATCGACGAAATGCTGCGTCAGGAGCGCAATGTCAGCGAAGTGCGTGGCTTCCTCGACAATATGTACAACAGCAGCGGCAAGCAGGAAGACATCCAGGGCCTGACCGATCAGGAAGTGCTGGAACTGGCGCATAACCTGCGTGGCGGTGTGCCGTTTGCCACCCCGGTGTTCGACGGTGCCAAGGAGTCCGAAATCAAGGCGATGCTGGACCTGGCCTTCCCGGACAGCGACCCGCGTACTGCCGTACTGGGCTTCACTCCGACCAAGACCCAGCTGCGCCTGTATGACGGCCGCACCGGCGAGCAGTTCGAGCGCCCGGTGACCGTGGGCTACATGCACGTGCTGAAGCTGCACCACTTGGTGGATGACAAGATGCACGCCCGTTCTACCGGCCCGTACTCGCTGGTGACGCAACAGCCGCTGGGTGGTAAGGCCCAGTTCGGTGGTCAGCGCTTCGGTGAGATGGAAGTGTGGGCGCTGGAAGCTTACGGTGCGGCGTACACGCTGCAGGAAATGTTGACGGTGAAGTCGGACGATATTACCGGTCGGACCAAGGTCTACGAAAATATCGTCAAGGGCGATCACAAGATCGATGCAGGCATGCCGGAGTCCTTCAATGTGCTGGTGAAGGAAATCCGCTCGCTGGGTATCGACATGGATCTGGAACGCCAATAA
- the rplA gene encoding 50S ribosomal protein L1 — protein sequence MAKISKRAKALRAKVDSTKLYPVDEALSLIKETATAKFDESVDVSVNLGVDARKSDQVVRGSVVLPRGTGKTVRVAVFAQGANAEAAKAAGADVVGFDDLAEQIKGGMLDFDIVIATPDAMRIVGQLGQILGPRGLMPNPKVGTVTPDAATAVKNAKAGQVQYRTDKAGIIHCTLGRASFEAAALRENLNALIEALQKAKPASSKGVYLRKVAVSSTMGIGVRVDTASLAAQ from the coding sequence ATGGCGAAGATTTCCAAGCGCGCAAAGGCACTGCGTGCCAAGGTGGATTCCACCAAGCTGTACCCGGTTGATGAGGCACTGTCCCTGATCAAGGAAACCGCGACCGCCAAGTTTGACGAATCGGTAGACGTTTCGGTGAACCTGGGTGTGGACGCTCGTAAGTCGGACCAAGTGGTTCGTGGCTCCGTGGTGCTGCCGCGTGGTACCGGCAAGACCGTTCGCGTCGCCGTGTTCGCACAGGGCGCTAACGCTGAAGCGGCCAAGGCCGCCGGTGCGGACGTGGTGGGCTTCGATGATCTGGCTGAACAGATCAAGGGCGGCATGCTCGATTTCGATATCGTGATCGCTACCCCGGACGCCATGCGTATCGTTGGTCAGCTGGGTCAGATCCTCGGCCCGCGCGGTCTGATGCCGAACCCGAAGGTCGGTACCGTGACCCCGGACGCCGCTACCGCCGTGAAGAACGCCAAGGCAGGTCAGGTGCAATACCGTACCGACAAGGCCGGTATCATTCACTGCACCCTGGGCCGCGCTTCCTTCGAAGCTGCTGCCCTGCGTGAAAACCTGAATGCGCTGATCGAAGCCCTGCAAAAAGCCAAGCCGGCTTCCAGCAAGGGTGTTTACCTGCGCAAGGTTGCGGTGAGCAGCACCATGGGTATCGGTGTTCGCGTCGACACCGCCAGCCTGGCCGCACAGTAA
- the rpsG gene encoding 30S ribosomal protein S7: MPRRREVPKREVLPDPKFGNKDLTKFMNTIMEDGKKSVAERIVYGALEQISKKSGKDALEVFTQALSNAKPMVEVKSRRVGGANYQVPVEVRPARRMALAMRWIREAARKRGEKSMDQRLAGELLDAAEGRGGAMKKRDEVHRMAEANRAFAHYRF, from the coding sequence ATGCCACGTCGTCGTGAGGTTCCCAAGCGTGAAGTCTTGCCGGACCCGAAATTTGGTAACAAAGACCTGACAAAGTTCATGAACACGATCATGGAAGACGGCAAGAAGTCCGTCGCCGAGCGTATCGTGTACGGTGCTCTGGAGCAAATCAGCAAGAAGTCCGGCAAGGACGCGCTGGAAGTGTTCACCCAGGCACTGTCGAACGCCAAGCCGATGGTTGAAGTGAAGAGCCGTCGTGTTGGTGGCGCGAACTATCAGGTTCCCGTGGAAGTGCGTCCGGCTCGTCGTATGGCATTGGCGATGCGCTGGATTCGCGAAGCGGCTCGCAAGCGTGGCGAAAAGTCGATGGACCAGCGTCTGGCTGGTGAACTGCTTGACGCAGCGGAAGGCCGCGGCGGCGCCATGAAGAAGCGTGACGAAGTGCACCGCATGGCTGAAGCCAACCGCGCGTTTGCTCACTACCGCTTCTAA
- the rplL gene encoding 50S ribosomal protein L7/L12 has translation MAISKEDILEAVGAMTVMDLNDLVKAFEEKFGVSAAAMAVAAPAAGGAAAAAEEKTEFDVILAAAGDNKVNVIKVVRALTGLGLKEAKDLVDGAPKTVKEGASKADAEAMKKQLEEAGAKAEIK, from the coding sequence ATGGCAATTAGCAAAGAAGACATCCTCGAAGCCGTTGGCGCGATGACCGTGATGGACCTGAACGACCTGGTGAAGGCGTTCGAAGAGAAGTTCGGCGTGTCCGCTGCCGCTATGGCTGTGGCTGCTCCGGCTGCTGGTGGCGCTGCTGCCGCTGCTGAAGAGAAGACCGAGTTCGACGTGATCCTGGCCGCTGCTGGCGACAACAAGGTTAACGTCATCAAGGTTGTTCGCGCGCTGACCGGCCTGGGCCTGAAGGAAGCCAAGGACCTGGTGGACGGTGCTCCGAAGACCGTGAAGGAAGGCGCAAGCAAGGCCGACGCAGAAGCCATGAAGAAGCAACTGGAAGAAGCCGGCGCCAAGGCAGAAATCAAGTAA